The genomic window TTGATGTATTTTATGTTTGTTCGGTGGACATGACGGAAACCATCCGCGCCGCCGCTTCGGAAGTTTCTTGCTGGGAATGGTGTGAATGCGACGATCACGTGTTGGCTCAAATGGCGTTCGAGTCCAATCGCAAAGCGCTGGAATTGTTTCGCGAAACCTGTATCGATTTGCCGGGGCGTTCCTAGCCATCGCCTGCGCGGCCGCCCTGGCGTCCACCGCGACAGCTCAGGGGACGGCCGCCCAGTACGATTGGGTTCGCCGCGCCCCTCAGGAGTTGCGGGGCCGGGTGCTGAACGAAAGCTTGCAGCTGCACTGGATCGACCCGCAGGATCGACGCGCGTGGTTTCGCCGGCAGACTTCGCTGGACCACCACCGGTTTGTGATGGTCGACACCCAATCGGGCGAAGTCGAAGACGCTTTTGACCACCAACGCTTGGCTGACTTGCTGTCCGAACGCACCTCCGACACGCTCGCGCCGAACGCTTTGCCGATTCGCCAGTTGGAATTTACCGAGGATGGCAGCTCGCTGAGTTTTTCACACGCGGGAACCACTTGGCACTTTGACCTTACCACGGGCACGTTGGAGTCGGCTGCGGAAAGCTTCGCGGATTCCGGCCTGCCGCCCCTGCAGCGACTTCGCGCCTCGCGTTCCGGTGGTCGCTCTTCGAACATCACCTTCGTCAACCAGCGAGATCATCCGGTGGTGTTGAATTGGCTTGATACAAACGGCCAAACGCAACGTTACGCTGCGGTGCCACCCGGCCAGCGATACGAGCAACACACCTTCGAACACCATGTTTGGCTGATCACCGATTCCAAGCAAACACCGCTCACGGCCGTCGAGGCGATTGCCCAGCCGGCGGTGTTTCATATCACCCCCAACGCGACCGCCCCGCAGGACCGCGAGCCACGACGGGGACGTGCGCCCAACCGTTCGCGGTCGCGGCGAAACGGAAACCTGTCGCCCGACCGCCGCAGCCGCATCCGTTTCGAGGGCGAACAGGTCATGTTGGAACGAGCGGCTAATGAGGTCAGTGACGAAAACCAAGACGAGGCCGCCGCGCTCGCCAGCGAAGACACTACAGACGCTCCAGCGGCTCGATTCGAGGTCGGATCGACCGACGTGCTGGCGGTCCCCGATGGCGAGGGACAATTTGGCGGCCGTATCTATTGGTCGCCGGATTCGAAGTATTGTGTGCTGCTGCGAACCCAACGCGCCGATCGCCGTCAAGTCACCATGGTGGATTCCGCACCCGATGATCAGTTGCAACCGCGCGTCGAGCAGTTTGGATATACCAAACCCGGCGATCCCCTGGATCAAACACAGCTCTACCTCTGTGATCTGACGGACGCTTCGTTGAAACGCATCGACGCGACGTTGTTCGAGAACCCTTTTTCGCTGAATCGGTTTGAGTGGAAGCCGGACGCTTCGGCCTTCCGCTTTATCTATAACCAACGCGGACATCAGCGACTGTCCGTGATCGAAGTAGATCGGCAGTCGGCCGAGGCCCGCGTGGTTGTCGAAAATTCCAGTCCCACGTTTGTGGACTATGCCGGCAAGCAATACGCGCATCTCCTGGACGACTGCGACGAATTGATTTGGATGAGCGAACGCGACGGCTGGAATCATCTGTACCTGATCGATCAAGCAACTGGAAAAACGATCCGGCAACTGACGCAGGGCGAATGGGTGGTGCGTGGAGTCGAACGGGTGGATCCCCAGCAGCGAGCGGTGTGGGTGACGGCCGGCGGCTATTACGCCGATCAAGATCCCTACCAGCGGCATCTGTTGCGAGTCTCGCTGGACGATGCCCAGGTGACGCCGCTGACCGCCGGCGATGGCGATCACCGCTGGGAATATTCGCCGACCGGTAATTGGATCATCGATCGTTACAGTCGCGTGGATTTGCCGCCGATCACCGAGTTGCGTCGCAGCGACGATGGCAGTCTGGTGTGTACGCTTGGCACCGCCGACTGGACGCCGCTGCTGGAAACCGGCTGGCGGGCGCCTGAGCCCTTTGTGGCCAAGGGACGCGATGGGCAGACCGACATCTATGGCATAATCGTGCGACCGCATGACTTTGATCCTCAGCAAAAATACCCTGTGTTGGAAGCCATCTACGCGGGGCCTCACAGCGCCTTTGTGCCCAAGTCGTTTGGGCTTCATCGTGGCCTCGCCGATCTGGCCGACTTGGGCTTTGTGGTCGTCAAGATCGATGGCATGGGAACCTCTCATCGTTCCAAAGTCTTCCATGATGTGTGCTGGAAAAACCTGGCCGACAGCGGTTTCCCCGACCGCATCGCGTGGATGCAAAAAGCCGCCGAGACGTATCCCGAAATGGATCTTACGCGGGTCGGCATCTGGGGCGGATCGGCCGGCGGTCAAAGCGCTTTGGGAGCGCTGTTAAATCACGGCGACTTCTACCACGCAGCGGTGGCCGACTGTGGTTGCCACGATAACCGCATGGACAAAATTTGGTGGAACGAATTGTGGATGGGCTGGCCCGTGGGACCGCACTACGAGGATCAGTCCAACGTCACCCGCGCTCACCAATTGCAGGGCGACCTGATGTTGACCGTTGGCGAACTGGATCACAACGTCGACCCGGCCAGCACGATGCAAGTGGTCGACGCGTTGATCAAAGCGGACAAAGATTTTGAATTGATCGTATTCCCGGGACGCGATCACGGCGCCGGCGAAAGCGCATACGGCAAACGCCGCCGTGCCGACTTCTTTGTCCGCAAACTG from Roseimaritima ulvae includes these protein-coding regions:
- a CDS encoding prolyl oligopeptidase family serine peptidase, translated to MRRSRVGSNGVRVQSQSAGIVSRNLYRFAGAFLAIACAAALASTATAQGTAAQYDWVRRAPQELRGRVLNESLQLHWIDPQDRRAWFRRQTSLDHHRFVMVDTQSGEVEDAFDHQRLADLLSERTSDTLAPNALPIRQLEFTEDGSSLSFSHAGTTWHFDLTTGTLESAAESFADSGLPPLQRLRASRSGGRSSNITFVNQRDHPVVLNWLDTNGQTQRYAAVPPGQRYEQHTFEHHVWLITDSKQTPLTAVEAIAQPAVFHITPNATAPQDREPRRGRAPNRSRSRRNGNLSPDRRSRIRFEGEQVMLERAANEVSDENQDEAAALASEDTTDAPAARFEVGSTDVLAVPDGEGQFGGRIYWSPDSKYCVLLRTQRADRRQVTMVDSAPDDQLQPRVEQFGYTKPGDPLDQTQLYLCDLTDASLKRIDATLFENPFSLNRFEWKPDASAFRFIYNQRGHQRLSVIEVDRQSAEARVVVENSSPTFVDYAGKQYAHLLDDCDELIWMSERDGWNHLYLIDQATGKTIRQLTQGEWVVRGVERVDPQQRAVWVTAGGYYADQDPYQRHLLRVSLDDAQVTPLTAGDGDHRWEYSPTGNWIIDRYSRVDLPPITELRRSDDGSLVCTLGTADWTPLLETGWRAPEPFVAKGRDGQTDIYGIIVRPHDFDPQQKYPVLEAIYAGPHSAFVPKSFGLHRGLADLADLGFVVVKIDGMGTSHRSKVFHDVCWKNLADSGFPDRIAWMQKAAETYPEMDLTRVGIWGGSAGGQSALGALLNHGDFYHAAVADCGCHDNRMDKIWWNELWMGWPVGPHYEDQSNVTRAHQLQGDLMLTVGELDHNVDPASTMQVVDALIKADKDFELIVFPGRDHGAGESAYGKRRRADFFVRKLWHREPRQ